A stretch of the Epinephelus fuscoguttatus linkage group LG2, E.fuscoguttatus.final_Chr_v1 genome encodes the following:
- the hnrnph3 gene encoding heterogeneous nuclear ribonucleoprotein H3 isoform X2 codes for MSLNEEGYVVRIRGLPWSCTQEEVASFFSDCDIVGKVNGVCFTYSKEGRPSGEAFIELKTSEDFKNALAKDRKYMGHRYIEVFKSNRSEMDWVLKRSGPADYDSCSGCMLRLRGLPFGCSKEEIVQFFSGLRIVPNGITLPVDYQGRSTGEAFVQFASKEIAEKALGKHKERIGHRYIEIFKSSRNEIRAYYELPRRGMGGQRPGPYDRPMMGGARGGFFGPGPGRGGALMDTMRSGGGYGGGYSGFDSYNGFNNYCFGNGMFDERVRGERGGRGMGGHGYGGQSDVCSGFHSGHFVHMRGLPFRATEGDVAKFFSPLNPLRVHIDVAPNGKSTGEADVEFRSHEDAVAAMSKDKNHMQHRYIELFLNSTASGAAEISRGGSGYYGNSGGGGGSRSSGLRGSY; via the exons ATGTCTTTGAATGAAGAGGGTTATGTGGTTCGAATCAGAGGACTACCATGGTCCTGCACGCAGGAGGAGGTTGCCAGTTTCTTCTCTG ACTGTGACATCGTTGGGAAAGTAAACGGAGTGTGTTTCACCTACTCTAAAGAAGGCCGTCCCAGTGGAGAGGCATTTATTGAACTGAAAACGTCAGAGGATTTCAAGAATGCCCTCGCCAAGGACCGTAAATACATGGGACACCGATACATAGAGG TGTTCAAGTCAAACCGTAGTGAGATGGACTGGGTGCTGAAACGTAGCGGTCCTGCTGACTATGACAGTTGCAGCGGCTGCATGCTGCGACTTAGAGGCCTTCCCTTTGGCTGCAGCAAGGAGGAGATTGTTCAGTTCTTCTcag GGTTGAGAATCGTGCCAAATGGGATTACTCTGCCAGTGGACTACCAGGGGAGGAGCACAGGGGAAGCCTTCGTGCAGTTTGCCTCAAAGGAGATAGCAGAAAAGGCTCTGGGGAAACACAAGGAAAGAATAGGGCACAG GTACATAGAGATTTTTAAGAGTAGTCGCAATGAGATCCGAGCCTACTATGAGCTTCCCCGGCGGGGAATGGGTGGTCAGAGACCAGGGCCCTACGATAGACCCATGATGGGGGGTGCCAGAGGAGGGTTTTTTGGGCCCGGGCCTGGCCGCGGAGGGGCTCTGATGGACACCATGAGGAGCGGAGGGGGCTATGGAGGAG GTTACAGTGGCTTTGACAGCTACAATGGCTTCAACAACTACTGTTTTGGCAATGGCATGTTTGATGAGCgagtgagaggagagaggggaggaagag GGATGGGAGGACATGGTTACGGTGGTCAAAGTGACGTTTGTTCAGGCTTCCACAGCGGCCATTTTGTCCATATGAGGGGTTTACCTTTCCGTGCCACAGAGGGAGACGTCGCTAAA TTCTTCTCTCCTTTGAATCCACTGAGGGTCCACATTGATGTGGCTCCAAACGGCAAGTCGACTGGAGAGGCAGATGTGGAGTTTCGCTCCCATGAAGACGCTGTGGCAGCCATGTCCAAAGACAAGAACCACATGC AGCATCGCTACATTGAGCTGTTTCTGAACTCAACAGCCAGTGGAGCCGCTGAGATTA GTCGTGGCGGCAGTGGTTACTACGGTAACTCTGGAGGGGGCGGAGGCTCACGGAGCAGTGGGCTGCGAGGTTcatactga
- the hnrnph3 gene encoding heterogeneous nuclear ribonucleoprotein H3 isoform X1 has protein sequence MRMSLNEEGYVVRIRGLPWSCTQEEVASFFSDCDIVGKVNGVCFTYSKEGRPSGEAFIELKTSEDFKNALAKDRKYMGHRYIEVFKSNRSEMDWVLKRSGPADYDSCSGCMLRLRGLPFGCSKEEIVQFFSGLRIVPNGITLPVDYQGRSTGEAFVQFASKEIAEKALGKHKERIGHRYIEIFKSSRNEIRAYYELPRRGMGGQRPGPYDRPMMGGARGGFFGPGPGRGGALMDTMRSGGGYGGGYSGFDSYNGFNNYCFGNGMFDERVRGERGGRGMGGHGYGGQSDVCSGFHSGHFVHMRGLPFRATEGDVAKFFSPLNPLRVHIDVAPNGKSTGEADVEFRSHEDAVAAMSKDKNHMQHRYIELFLNSTASGAAEISRGGSGYYGNSGGGGGSRSSGLRGSY, from the exons A TGAGGATGTCTTTGAATGAAGAGGGTTATGTGGTTCGAATCAGAGGACTACCATGGTCCTGCACGCAGGAGGAGGTTGCCAGTTTCTTCTCTG ACTGTGACATCGTTGGGAAAGTAAACGGAGTGTGTTTCACCTACTCTAAAGAAGGCCGTCCCAGTGGAGAGGCATTTATTGAACTGAAAACGTCAGAGGATTTCAAGAATGCCCTCGCCAAGGACCGTAAATACATGGGACACCGATACATAGAGG TGTTCAAGTCAAACCGTAGTGAGATGGACTGGGTGCTGAAACGTAGCGGTCCTGCTGACTATGACAGTTGCAGCGGCTGCATGCTGCGACTTAGAGGCCTTCCCTTTGGCTGCAGCAAGGAGGAGATTGTTCAGTTCTTCTcag GGTTGAGAATCGTGCCAAATGGGATTACTCTGCCAGTGGACTACCAGGGGAGGAGCACAGGGGAAGCCTTCGTGCAGTTTGCCTCAAAGGAGATAGCAGAAAAGGCTCTGGGGAAACACAAGGAAAGAATAGGGCACAG GTACATAGAGATTTTTAAGAGTAGTCGCAATGAGATCCGAGCCTACTATGAGCTTCCCCGGCGGGGAATGGGTGGTCAGAGACCAGGGCCCTACGATAGACCCATGATGGGGGGTGCCAGAGGAGGGTTTTTTGGGCCCGGGCCTGGCCGCGGAGGGGCTCTGATGGACACCATGAGGAGCGGAGGGGGCTATGGAGGAG GTTACAGTGGCTTTGACAGCTACAATGGCTTCAACAACTACTGTTTTGGCAATGGCATGTTTGATGAGCgagtgagaggagagaggggaggaagag GGATGGGAGGACATGGTTACGGTGGTCAAAGTGACGTTTGTTCAGGCTTCCACAGCGGCCATTTTGTCCATATGAGGGGTTTACCTTTCCGTGCCACAGAGGGAGACGTCGCTAAA TTCTTCTCTCCTTTGAATCCACTGAGGGTCCACATTGATGTGGCTCCAAACGGCAAGTCGACTGGAGAGGCAGATGTGGAGTTTCGCTCCCATGAAGACGCTGTGGCAGCCATGTCCAAAGACAAGAACCACATGC AGCATCGCTACATTGAGCTGTTTCTGAACTCAACAGCCAGTGGAGCCGCTGAGATTA GTCGTGGCGGCAGTGGTTACTACGGTAACTCTGGAGGGGGCGGAGGCTCACGGAGCAGTGGGCTGCGAGGTTcatactga